The Setaria italica strain Yugu1 chromosome IX, Setaria_italica_v2.0, whole genome shotgun sequence genome has a window encoding:
- the LOC101778117 gene encoding uncharacterized protein KIAA0930 homolog, whose protein sequence is MAAPPSPPSPSPSGEIAVHRFSGAMDASSSPSRTELLSMVKKHSHLIGWTIVDAEDDASDVGMDDKFWHEMLDLFFVRGGKSKRSEEDDLVFFVNNMKLHGYGFNDNMEDPPPFFVRRWAPTLEKVINVNTLEVDWERSFYLNLIAHTSYTVTVAIFSIGDLRNRAAKSKQLSPVYKVTKTVYASPSRVNFHLDRRKAVETVPAYPNIYFSVDDFDDTFDAVVLSDPEHCYCVILNAHDGAAFPEETESKNPGSNVQPELSSGSAQEKPPKRTLFSGYVSYQNVREAYDAGRSKFGSLLSLGHDHTKLDRLYMRGPEGRGEVEVAVSGIADQSREKSKKDPGDSFRVLVHRAASAASKLAKHAYESASANKRMDDELVPLKCCLMSVSLPWDYIAHDLLHKDTPPLDF, encoded by the exons ATGGCggcgccgccttctcctccgtCCCCCTCCCCGTCGGGAGAGATCGCCGTCCACAGATTCAGCGGCGCCATGGATGCGTCATCATCGCCCTCTAG GACTGAGTTGTTGAGCATGGTGAAGAAACACTCACATTTGATTGGGTGGACGATTGTTGATGCCGAGGATGATGCGTCAGATGTTGGAATGGATGATAAGTTCTGGCATGAAATGCTTGATCTTTTCTTTGTGCGTGGTGGGAAATCAAAGAGAAGTGAAGAGGATGACCTTGTCTTCTTTGTTAATAATATG AAATTGCATGGTTATGGGTTCAATGATAATATGGAAGATCCACCTCCCTTTTTTGTACGGAGATGGGCCCCCACG CTTGAAAAGGTCATCAATGTTAATACACTGGAGGTTGATTGGGAACGTTCCTTCTATTTGAATTTAATAGCTCACACGTCATACACTGTTACAGTTGCAATATTTAG CATTGGAGATCTTCGCAACCGCGCAGCGAAAAGCAAACAGTTATCTCCTGTTTATAAG GTTACAAAAACTGTATACGCGTCCCCTAGCCGTGTAAATTTTCATCTCGACCGAAGGAAG GCTGTAGAAACGGTACCTGCAtatcccaacatttatttttctgtgGACGACTTCGATGATACTTTTGATGCAGTG GTTTTGTCAGATCCTGAACACTGCTATTGTGTGATTCTCAACGCACATGATGGGGCAGCATTTCCTGAAGAAACCGAGTCCAAGAATCCTGGTTCAAATGTACAGCCTGAACTGAGCTCTGGGAGTGCCCAAGAGAAACCACCAAAG AGAACTCTCTTCTCAGGTTATGTGAGCTACCAAAACGTCCGTGAGGCTTATGATG CTGGCAGATCAAAATTTGGGAGCTTACTCTCACTTGGGCATGACCACACTAAACTTGACAGACTTTATATGAGGGGCCCAGAAGGGCGTGGAGAAGTGGAAGTAGCTGTTTCTGGTATTGCAG ATCAGAGCCGTGAGAAGTCAAAGAAAGATCCAGGAGATAGCTTCCGGGTCCTTGTTCACAGGGCAGCTTCTGCTGCATCAAAGCTAGCAAAGCATGCTTACGAGTCTGCATCTGCTAACAAGCGAATGGATGATGAGCTTGTGCCTCTGAAGTGCTGCTTGATGTCTGTGTCTCTTCCTTGGGACTACATTGCCCATGACCTTTTGCACAAG GACACACCTCCATTGGATTTCTGA